From a region of the Lactuca sativa cultivar Salinas chromosome 4, Lsat_Salinas_v11, whole genome shotgun sequence genome:
- the LOC111917183 gene encoding uncharacterized protein LOC111917183: MDQIEHKFVEVNGIKLHVAEIGKESSPAVVFLHGFPEIWYTWRHQMIGVANAGFRAIAPDFRGYGLSDHGVEPEKTSFSDMLYDTLAILDSLNVNKVFVIGKDFGAFVAYAFALLRGERVLGVVTLGVPFIPPGPLVSHESLPEGFYISRFRNPGRAEADFSRFDAKTVVKNIYILFSASEIPIASENQEIMDLVEPDTPLPSWFTEEDLVAYGNLYEKSGFQTALKVPYRSLLDERYEFNIEDPKVEGRALLIMGEKDYLFKFPGVEDVINGDEMKKYVPNLEVTYVPNGSHFVQEQFPNQVNQLILAFLGQ; encoded by the exons ATGGACCAAATAGAGCACAAGTTCGTTGAAGTGAACGGGATCAAGCTTCACGTAGCCGAGATCGGAAAAGAGTCTTCGCCGGCAGTGGTTTTCTTGCATGGCTTCCCGGAGATATGGTACACCTGGCGCCACCAGATGATTGGCGTTGCCAATGCTGGTTTCAGAGCCATTGCACCTGATTTCAGAGGTTACGGGCTATCAGATCACGGCGTTGAACCGGAGAAAACTTCCTTTTCCGACATGCTTTACGATACCCTCGCGATTCTCGATTCTCTCAACGTTAACAAG GTGTTCGTAATCGGCAAAGATTTTGGAGCGTTTGTGGCTTACGCATTTGCGCTTCTACGTGGTGAAAGGGTTTTAGGAGTCGTAACCCTTGGTGTGCCATTTATCCCCCCAGGTCCTCTCGTTAGTCATGAATCCCTTCCCGAGGGTTTCTACATCTCAAGATTTCGG AATCCTGGAAGAGCCGAAGCTGATTTCAGCCGTTTTGATGCTAAAACAGTGGTGAAAAACATCTACATATTATTCTCTGCAAGTGAAATCCCAATAGCCAGTGAAAACCAGGAGATCATGGATCTTGTGGAGCCAGATACGCCTTTGCCCTCCTGGTTCACGGAGGAGGATCTTGTCGCGTATGGCAATTTATATGAAAAATCTGGATTTCAAACTGCTCTCAAAGTTCCCTACAG ATCGTTACTAGACGAAAGGTATGAGTTTAACATAGAGGATCCAAAAGTAGAAGGTCGAGCATTACTGATTATGGGAGAAAAGGATTATTTATTCAAATTTCCTGGTGTTGAAGATGTAATAAATGGAGATGAGATGAAAAAATACGTACCTAATTTAGAGGTTACATACGTGCCCAATGGGTCACATTTCGTTCAGGAGCAATTCCCTAATCAGGTGAATCAGTTGATCTTGGCTTTCCTTGGCCAATGA